A genome region from Mycobacterium florentinum includes the following:
- a CDS encoding helix-turn-helix transcriptional regulator, giving the protein MDIAKDIKDFLMSRRARISPAQVGLPPGRRRRVPGLRREEVAQLAGVSIEYYTQVERGNVAGVSEDVLHAVARALQLGEAEETHLFDLVRAATSKGDRTRPGRATDQTVPGGVRALLDSMVTAPAIVISGHLDLVAANALGRALYAPVFAGAKATPNLVRFMFLDAAAKQFFPDWAREADDVVSLLRAEAVRSPGSSAVTDLVDELATRSGQFRTSWAAHNVKAHRHGVKRFRHPDIGELSLIYNVLDITSGGGLSLIGHTAEPGSRSDQALRLLASGTATGPEPGADTRRDNASA; this is encoded by the coding sequence ATGGACATTGCCAAGGACATCAAGGATTTCTTGATGTCCCGACGGGCCAGAATCTCGCCCGCGCAAGTCGGACTGCCGCCGGGCCGCCGCCGGCGCGTGCCCGGACTGCGGCGCGAAGAAGTCGCCCAGCTGGCCGGCGTGAGCATCGAGTACTACACCCAGGTCGAGCGGGGAAACGTGGCCGGCGTCTCCGAGGACGTCCTGCATGCGGTCGCCCGAGCCCTGCAACTCGGTGAGGCAGAGGAAACCCATCTGTTCGATCTTGTTCGCGCTGCCACCAGCAAGGGCGACCGAACCCGACCGGGACGCGCCACGGACCAAACCGTTCCCGGCGGCGTGCGGGCATTGCTGGACAGCATGGTCACCGCGCCGGCGATCGTGATCAGCGGTCACCTCGATCTGGTGGCCGCCAATGCACTCGGGCGCGCGCTGTACGCACCGGTCTTCGCCGGCGCAAAGGCGACGCCGAACCTGGTCCGATTCATGTTTCTCGATGCCGCCGCCAAGCAGTTCTTCCCCGACTGGGCCCGCGAAGCCGACGATGTCGTCTCGCTGCTGCGGGCCGAAGCGGTACGCTCGCCCGGCTCGTCGGCCGTCACCGACCTGGTCGACGAGCTGGCGACCCGCAGCGGCCAATTCCGTACCAGCTGGGCCGCGCACAACGTCAAGGCGCATCGGCACGGTGTCAAGCGATTTCGGCATCCCGACATCGGTGAACTGTCGCTGATCTACAACGTCTTGGATATCACCAGCGGGGGCGGCCTGTCGTTGATCGGCCATACCGCCGAACCGGGCTCGCGATCCGACCAGGCGCTGCGGCTACTCGCCAGCGGTACCGCGACCGGCCCCGAGCCCGGTGCGGACACGCGACGCGACAACGCGTCGGCGTAG
- a CDS encoding flavin monoamine oxidase family protein produces MSAVTGGLVAACTSGKHSASPPSPPEIKPDTQSVLIVGAGMAGLAAARKLVDAGWPVRLIEARDRVGGRVATNRDWGVPIEMGASWIHGTASDPMMELARKAHAEVIPTDYYGWAKLAVDRRLPPMDYDADPWHQFVERACDRVTGGSLGAAIDAAAKRAALSSSDRAQLAFFVATEIEDEYAAGADQLSATTFDTGDYADGDQAVITNGYDALPTLLADGLQIVFNAPVTAITRRDNSVIVHAANQSFEGPAAIVTVPLGVLKAGSITFDPPLPDGHARAVNALGFGVLSKSFFRFDRRTWKTDNAFYLFLGTDPGAWAQWFTLSNSAGPIVVAFNAGDRGRAVEASSAADVTARALPIARQLFGDDIAPVDVRTSSWSTDPYARGSYSFHAPGSGLDDRRRLREPIGDRLYLAGEAVDTKNPSTVIGALVSGRNAADQLMQRLQN; encoded by the coding sequence ATGAGCGCGGTCACTGGCGGGCTGGTGGCTGCCTGCACATCGGGTAAACATTCAGCGTCGCCGCCTTCACCGCCGGAGATCAAACCCGACACCCAGTCGGTCCTGATCGTCGGCGCCGGCATGGCGGGCCTGGCCGCCGCGCGCAAGCTCGTCGACGCGGGATGGCCGGTGCGCCTGATCGAGGCCCGCGACCGCGTCGGTGGCCGCGTCGCCACCAACCGCGACTGGGGCGTGCCGATCGAGATGGGCGCGTCCTGGATCCATGGCACCGCCAGCGATCCGATGATGGAATTGGCCCGCAAGGCGCACGCCGAGGTCATCCCGACCGACTATTACGGGTGGGCGAAGCTCGCAGTGGATCGCCGGCTGCCGCCGATGGACTACGACGCCGACCCCTGGCATCAGTTCGTCGAGCGGGCCTGTGACCGTGTCACCGGCGGGAGCCTCGGCGCCGCGATCGACGCCGCGGCCAAACGGGCCGCGCTTTCCAGTTCGGATCGCGCCCAGCTGGCCTTCTTCGTCGCCACCGAGATCGAGGACGAATACGCGGCCGGCGCAGACCAGTTGTCCGCCACCACATTTGACACCGGCGACTACGCCGACGGGGACCAGGCCGTCATCACTAACGGCTACGACGCCCTGCCGACGCTGCTCGCCGACGGACTTCAGATCGTCTTCAATGCGCCGGTCACCGCGATCACTCGACGAGACAACTCCGTCATCGTGCACGCCGCAAACCAATCCTTCGAAGGACCCGCCGCGATCGTCACGGTTCCCCTCGGGGTACTCAAGGCCGGTTCGATCACCTTCGACCCGCCGCTTCCCGACGGCCATGCGCGCGCGGTGAACGCGCTGGGATTCGGTGTGCTGTCCAAGAGCTTCTTCCGGTTCGACCGGCGAACGTGGAAGACGGACAACGCCTTTTACCTCTTCCTGGGCACCGACCCGGGCGCGTGGGCGCAGTGGTTCACCCTGTCCAACTCCGCCGGACCGATCGTGGTGGCTTTCAACGCCGGCGACCGCGGCCGGGCGGTAGAGGCGTCGTCGGCCGCCGACGTGACGGCCCGTGCGCTACCGATCGCCCGCCAGCTGTTCGGCGACGACATCGCGCCGGTGGACGTCCGGACCTCGAGTTGGAGCACCGACCCGTACGCGCGGGGCAGTTACTCGTTCCACGCGCCCGGTTCCGGGCTCGACGACCGCCGGCGGCTGCGCGAACCCATCGGCGACCGGCTGTACCTGGCGGGTGAGGCCGTCGACACCAAGAATCCGTCGACCGTCATCGGCGCCTTGGTCAGCGGCCGCAACGCCGCCGACCAACTGATGCAGCGGCTGCAGAACTAG